In Candidatus Defluviilinea proxima, a single genomic region encodes these proteins:
- the nuoG gene encoding NADH-quinone oxidoreductase subunit NuoG, which produces MSKQVTLTIDGTQVTVPEGTYVADAAKMVGIDIPVFCHHPKLEPVGMCRMCLVEIGRPMRDRATGQFVMENGAPKIQFMPKLETACTNRVEDGMVVLTKSEKATSGQRGTVEFLLTSHPLDCPICDKGGECPLQNLTMAHGPGQSRYLYDEKKHMDKMVPLGELIYLDRERCIQCARCIRFQTDIAGDSVLGFDERGRSTQIVSLSDPGFDSVFSGNTSDICPVGALTTADFRFGARPWELQAQASICTQCPVGCNTTLNTRREAKADGKIVVKRVMPRQNEEVNEIWLCDKGRFAYHYAEGKERLTRPQVRKDGKLVRASWDAATKLAAENFLAAKKNFVILASGRLSNEDLFNLKSLSEHSEGKAYLYSHMAGGELTSLVGVGEGTNFAKMGAGTTIVVVASNLYEEAPIWYLRVKQAAERGANLIVMNPRETKLDRYASYVVRYAYGDEVKTIQDLGKKSKISDTFLNAANAVILYGSDGLGVSGSAAVASACAKLLQDNNFIGKPNNGLIGVWSRANDQGAWEMGFEVEEDLAKVLKGKSVYIVGADPVADDPKLAKALEGAEFVAVQDVMETATTEIANVVLPAQAFTEREGTMTSGERRVQRYYPAVPVTGDAKADFSITSQIARHMGVILEGTAVSAVFDILSESVKSFEGLNYARLAEVKPQWPIVGRGDVYYGGTTYENTQGMGVQLSAAATRGEKLSIPKVQKEAAPRPKENELLAVPVTKLYDRGTTILPAELLHERIGDASISLHPDAAKDLGVEAGQTVNVSFNGVSGEVVVKLDDTISVGVALIPRSMGLAIREPVAVKVK; this is translated from the coding sequence ATGAGTAAACAAGTCACGCTCACAATTGACGGAACACAGGTCACGGTCCCGGAAGGGACGTATGTGGCTGATGCCGCAAAGATGGTCGGTATCGACATCCCTGTTTTTTGTCATCATCCAAAACTTGAACCTGTCGGCATGTGCCGTATGTGTCTGGTCGAGATCGGTCGCCCCATGCGCGACCGCGCCACCGGTCAGTTCGTCATGGAGAACGGTGCGCCGAAGATCCAATTCATGCCCAAACTCGAAACCGCCTGTACCAACCGGGTCGAGGATGGCATGGTGGTCCTCACAAAATCTGAAAAGGCAACTTCCGGGCAACGCGGAACGGTTGAGTTCCTGCTGACCTCACATCCGCTTGATTGTCCGATCTGTGATAAAGGCGGCGAATGTCCGCTTCAGAATCTGACAATGGCGCACGGCCCTGGCCAGAGCCGCTATCTTTACGATGAAAAGAAACACATGGATAAGATGGTGCCGCTGGGCGAATTGATCTATCTCGACCGCGAACGCTGTATCCAATGTGCGCGTTGTATCCGTTTTCAAACGGACATCGCTGGGGACTCGGTCCTCGGCTTCGATGAGCGTGGACGCTCCACCCAGATCGTCTCTTTATCGGACCCCGGATTTGATTCGGTTTTCTCGGGCAATACCTCTGACATTTGCCCTGTCGGCGCGTTGACCACGGCAGACTTCCGCTTTGGCGCTCGTCCATGGGAATTGCAGGCACAGGCTTCCATCTGTACGCAATGCCCTGTGGGATGTAACACCACGTTGAACACTCGTCGTGAAGCCAAGGCTGACGGCAAGATCGTTGTCAAACGTGTGATGCCTCGCCAGAACGAAGAAGTGAACGAGATCTGGTTGTGTGACAAAGGCCGCTTCGCGTATCACTACGCCGAAGGTAAGGAACGCCTCACTCGCCCGCAGGTTCGTAAAGATGGCAAATTGGTGCGCGCTTCATGGGATGCCGCGACCAAACTTGCCGCTGAGAACTTCCTCGCCGCGAAGAAGAATTTTGTCATTCTGGCTTCGGGCAGACTCTCGAATGAAGACCTGTTCAATTTGAAATCGCTTTCTGAGCATTCGGAAGGCAAGGCGTACCTGTACTCTCACATGGCTGGCGGTGAATTGACATCGCTTGTCGGTGTGGGGGAGGGGACGAACTTCGCCAAGATGGGTGCAGGCACGACCATTGTCGTGGTGGCCTCCAATTTATATGAAGAAGCGCCGATCTGGTATCTGCGTGTCAAGCAGGCGGCGGAGCGTGGCGCGAATTTGATCGTGATGAATCCGCGCGAGACCAAACTTGATCGATATGCTTCCTATGTGGTGCGCTATGCGTACGGCGATGAAGTCAAGACCATTCAAGACCTGGGCAAGAAGAGCAAGATCAGCGATACATTCCTGAACGCCGCAAATGCCGTCATCCTTTATGGAAGTGATGGACTCGGTGTTTCAGGTTCTGCCGCAGTTGCCTCTGCCTGTGCGAAGTTGTTGCAAGATAATAACTTTATCGGTAAACCCAACAACGGGCTCATCGGTGTGTGGAGCCGTGCGAACGATCAGGGCGCATGGGAAATGGGCTTCGAAGTGGAAGAAGACCTCGCAAAGGTGTTGAAGGGCAAATCCGTGTATATCGTCGGTGCTGACCCAGTGGCGGACGACCCGAAACTGGCGAAGGCCCTTGAAGGCGCTGAGTTCGTGGCTGTGCAGGATGTGATGGAAACCGCGACGACTGAGATCGCGAATGTGGTTCTGCCTGCGCAGGCATTCACCGAACGCGAAGGGACAATGACCTCCGGCGAACGACGTGTACAACGCTACTATCCTGCCGTTCCTGTGACGGGCGACGCGAAGGCTGATTTCTCGATCACCTCGCAGATCGCGCGTCATATGGGTGTCATCCTCGAAGGGACAGCGGTTTCTGCCGTTTTCGATATTTTGTCCGAGTCGGTCAAATCGTTCGAAGGTTTGAATTATGCAAGACTCGCTGAAGTGAAACCGCAATGGCCGATCGTTGGGCGCGGTGATGTATATTACGGCGGCACGACCTATGAGAACACACAAGGCATGGGCGTACAACTGTCAGCGGCGGCAACGCGCGGAGAAAAGCTGAGCATACCGAAGGTCCAGAAAGAAGCGGCTCCTCGTCCGAAAGAAAATGAATTGCTGGCGGTACCTGTCACAAAGTTGTATGACCGTGGTACGACAATCCTGCCTGCTGAATTGTTGCACGAACGCATCGGCGATGCGAGTATCTCGTTGCATCCTGATGCCGCGAAAGATCTGGGTGTGGAAGCTGGGCAGACCGTGAACGTGAGCTTCAACGGTGTGAGCGGTGAAGTGGTTGTGAAGCTGGACGATACGATCTCGGTTGGTGTGGCGTTGATCCCGCGTTCGATGGGCTTGGCGATCCGCGAACCTGTTGCGGTGAAGGTGAAATGA
- a CDS encoding NADH-quinone oxidoreductase subunit J: MSGDLILFLILALVAIATAMGMLLSKNAVYSALFLVLNFVTVAVFYLLLGAPFIAMSQVTVYAGAIMVLFLFVIMLLGAEKLSGEFEWRKTLFPASLALILVAEATYLLLTKARPVGDVLAPSDAVNQPEALVELGKALFGQFLLPFEVTSILLLVAMVGAIVLTKKEKGEQK, encoded by the coding sequence ATGTCTGGTGATCTGATACTCTTCCTTATTCTTGCCCTCGTTGCCATCGCCACTGCGATGGGTATGTTGCTTAGTAAGAATGCCGTTTACTCTGCGTTGTTCCTTGTGTTGAACTTTGTCACAGTGGCAGTCTTCTATTTGTTGCTTGGCGCGCCGTTCATTGCCATGTCGCAGGTGACGGTGTATGCCGGTGCGATCATGGTCTTGTTCCTGTTCGTCATTATGTTGCTCGGCGCCGAGAAACTTTCTGGCGAATTTGAGTGGCGAAAAACACTATTCCCTGCATCTCTGGCCCTCATCCTCGTTGCCGAAGCGACCTACCTCCTTTTGACTAAGGCCCGCCCTGTTGGTGACGTCCTTGCGCCAAGTGATGCGGTGAATCAACCGGAGGCGTTGGTTGAGTTGGGTAAAGCTCTCTTCGGCCAATTCCTTCTGCCCTTTGAAGTGACGTCCATTTTGTTGCTGGTCGCAATGGTGGGTGCTATTGTGTTGACCAAAAAAGAGAAAGGGGAGCAGAAATAA
- a CDS encoding NAD(P)H-dependent oxidoreductase subunit E: MSLAKTYPKEVKQILSKYPPEHKRSAVMPLLYLAQREEGYITKTAMQDIAKLLDITETDVAAIVGFYTLYHDEKAGKYRMQVCTDLPCALRGAEQFMDNLCSSLGIKVGETTPDGVVTLEAVTCLAACDKAPMFQTQGPDGIKYHENMTVDKTMELVAALKKSAGEVK; encoded by the coding sequence ATGAGCCTTGCGAAAACGTACCCTAAAGAAGTAAAACAAATATTGTCAAAATATCCGCCAGAGCATAAACGCTCAGCGGTGATGCCGTTGTTATACCTTGCTCAACGTGAGGAAGGTTACATCACGAAAACTGCAATGCAGGATATTGCCAAACTACTCGATATCACCGAGACGGATGTTGCGGCCATCGTTGGCTTCTACACCCTGTATCATGATGAGAAGGCCGGTAAGTATCGTATGCAGGTTTGCACCGATCTGCCTTGTGCATTACGTGGTGCTGAACAGTTTATGGACAATCTCTGCTCCAGCCTTGGTATCAAGGTGGGGGAGACGACACCCGATGGCGTTGTGACCCTCGAAGCAGTAACTTGTCTCGCCGCGTGCGATAAGGCTCCCATGTTCCAAACACAGGGACCGGATGGCATCAAATATCACGAGAACATGACCGTGGATAAGACGATGGAATTGGTTGCCGCGCTCAAGAAATCAGCAGGGGAGGTGAAGTAA
- the nuoI gene encoding NADH-quinone oxidoreductase subunit NuoI: MSVLDPLVELLRGLGTTFKLALEKPVTYQYPEQKREVRPRFRGRHVLKRYDNGLEKCIGCSLCAAACPADAIFVEASENTDEKRFSPGERYASTYEINMLRCIYCGFCEDACPTEAIVLGDNYELSFLSRRSAIYTKESLLEAVPTVDMTTPRKVEAGVFTRSVPEMKDPQD, from the coding sequence ATGAGCGTGCTTGATCCCCTTGTTGAGTTATTGCGTGGTTTGGGTACCACGTTCAAACTGGCTTTGGAAAAGCCGGTCACATATCAATATCCCGAACAGAAACGCGAAGTACGTCCGCGCTTCCGTGGTCGTCATGTCTTGAAACGGTATGACAACGGCCTCGAAAAGTGCATTGGATGTTCGCTATGTGCCGCAGCCTGCCCAGCGGATGCGATCTTCGTGGAAGCCTCTGAGAACACGGACGAAAAACGCTTCTCTCCTGGAGAGAGGTATGCTTCGACCTACGAGATCAATATGCTCCGCTGTATCTATTGCGGATTTTGTGAAGATGCCTGTCCCACCGAAGCGATCGTGCTCGGTGATAATTACGAACTTTCATTCTTGAGCCGACGCTCTGCCATTTACACCAAAGAGAGTCTGTTGGAAGCCGTCCCCACCGTGGATATGACCACACCTCGCAAAGTGGAAGCCGGTGTATTCACACGGTCGGTGCCTGAAATGAAGGATCCACAGGATTAG
- a CDS encoding NADH-quinone oxidoreductase subunit C, with translation MDKRLEPIVKVLQDKFNVTYEEFRGEVHVFLTIEQIIEALTLLRDNHEFELLSAMTAVDYWPQQSPRFHVIYQMSSLAKNLTLQLRIPVNGDQPKVPTATRVYEVANWREREIADMFGVEFEGHPDPRRILMPEDTEGHPLRKDFPLGYEEPQFTFNFEEIDLRKPYAKE, from the coding sequence ATGGATAAGAGACTTGAACCAATCGTAAAGGTTTTGCAGGATAAGTTCAACGTAACCTATGAAGAGTTCCGTGGGGAAGTGCATGTATTTCTTACAATTGAACAGATCATCGAAGCGTTAACCCTCCTGCGCGACAACCATGAATTTGAATTGTTATCTGCAATGACCGCGGTGGACTATTGGCCTCAACAGTCCCCGCGTTTTCATGTCATTTATCAGATGTCCTCTCTGGCAAAGAATCTAACGTTACAGTTGAGAATTCCAGTAAACGGTGACCAGCCCAAAGTCCCGACTGCGACGCGTGTATATGAAGTGGCGAATTGGCGTGAGCGTGAGATCGCTGATATGTTCGGCGTTGAGTTCGAAGGTCATCCTGATCCGCGCCGTATCTTGATGCCTGAGGATACAGAAGGACATCCTCTTCGCAAGGACTTCCCGCTTGGTTATGAAGAACCGCAATTTACCTTCAACTTCGAAGAGATCGACCTTCGCAAGCCGTATGCAAAGGAATAG
- a CDS encoding NADH-quinone oxidoreductase subunit D, whose protein sequence is MTQLEEANYEQYKHLVSERAFTGETMLLNMGPQHPSTHGVLRLLLELDGETVVNAIPEIGYLHTGVEKNMEYKTYIKAEVMTDRLDYMNTVGNNLSYCMAVEKLVDLDVPPRAQAIRVILTEIQRIISHLVWIGTFGLDLNASSMFMYAFREREMLLDILELCSGQRMMTTFIRPGGIWRDVPVEFEAAVRDFIKIFPKRIDEYEALLTKNPILLDRLVGIGYLDAATALQHGVTGPTLRASGVDWDLRKARPYMGYEQYDFNVPVRTEGDTYARYIVHVEELRESLKIVEQALNKLPMGSVRSENRKFVTPPRSEIGVSMEALIHHFKLWTEGFPAPKASIYSAVESPRGELGVYLEGDGGPKPYRVHMRTPSFDNLSVLPKIVKGTLVADLVAILASIDIVLGDIDR, encoded by the coding sequence ATGACTCAATTAGAAGAAGCCAATTACGAACAATATAAACACTTGGTTTCAGAACGTGCATTTACCGGTGAAACCATGTTATTGAACATGGGGCCTCAACATCCGTCTACACACGGTGTATTACGCTTGTTACTTGAACTCGATGGCGAGACGGTTGTCAACGCCATCCCAGAGATCGGCTACTTGCATACGGGTGTTGAAAAGAACATGGAGTACAAGACGTACATCAAGGCGGAGGTGATGACTGACCGCCTCGATTACATGAACACAGTTGGAAACAACCTTTCCTACTGCATGGCCGTTGAGAAACTGGTTGACCTGGATGTGCCGCCACGTGCGCAGGCCATTCGTGTGATCCTGACCGAAATACAACGCATCATCTCGCATCTCGTTTGGATCGGTACTTTTGGTCTCGACTTGAACGCTTCCTCCATGTTCATGTATGCATTCCGCGAACGTGAAATGCTTTTGGATATTTTGGAATTGTGCTCGGGCCAACGCATGATGACCACGTTCATCCGCCCCGGCGGTATCTGGCGCGATGTGCCTGTGGAATTCGAAGCCGCAGTGCGCGATTTCATCAAGATCTTCCCGAAGCGTATTGACGAATACGAAGCTTTGTTGACGAAGAACCCGATCTTGCTGGACCGTTTGGTTGGCATCGGCTATCTGGATGCCGCTACTGCCCTTCAACATGGTGTGACCGGGCCGACGTTGCGTGCTTCTGGTGTGGACTGGGACTTGCGCAAAGCTCGTCCGTATATGGGTTACGAACAATATGACTTCAATGTGCCTGTCCGCACGGAAGGTGACACCTATGCACGGTATATCGTCCATGTGGAAGAGTTGCGCGAATCGTTGAAGATCGTGGAACAAGCTTTGAACAAACTGCCGATGGGCTCGGTGCGGAGTGAGAACCGCAAGTTCGTCACCCCGCCACGTTCCGAGATCGGTGTAAGCATGGAAGCGCTCATCCATCACTTCAAGTTGTGGACGGAAGGTTTCCCTGCGCCGAAGGCGTCCATTTATAGCGCGGTCGAGTCACCGCGTGGTGAGTTGGGTGTTTACCTCGAAGGTGATGGTGGCCCCAAGCCGTATCGCGTTCACATGCGCACGCCCTCCTTCGATAATCTGTCGGTCCTTCCCAAGATCGTAAAGGGAACTCTTGTTGCCGACCTCGTTGCCATTCTGGCTTCCATTGATATTGTGCTCGGAGATATTGACCGATGA
- the nuoH gene encoding NADH-quinone oxidoreductase subunit NuoH, with protein sequence MMLSDWTLWLEWFIKSLVVILGLLTGFAYLTWYERRGLARIQARIGPNRAGWQGLLQPIADAVKLIFKEELVPAKADKVLFFWAPVITMVPSIIIAAVIPWGPAIEMFGRMVKLSVAEINVGVLYMMSIASIAVYGIVLAGWASNNKYAMLGGIRSSAQMISYELALGLSFATVIIMANSMNLTKIVEGQEKLWYIFLQPVGAVIFWIATLAEVNRSPFDMPEAEQELTAGYFSEYSGMKFALFFMAEYQKMIAVSAILATLYLGGYLGPFIDKLPWLGPIYMIIKIIILLGVMIWVRATWPRIRYDRLMSFGWKILLPLSLAITFITATGLLLYETYGNPVYYWAIPVLSTIIGLFTVVMIYRTLRRLPHERA encoded by the coding sequence ATGATGTTATCGGATTGGACACTCTGGCTGGAATGGTTTATCAAATCGCTGGTGGTGATCTTGGGATTGCTGACCGGGTTTGCCTACCTGACGTGGTATGAACGCCGCGGGCTGGCACGCATTCAAGCGCGCATTGGCCCGAACCGCGCGGGCTGGCAGGGCTTGCTTCAACCGATCGCGGATGCGGTCAAGTTGATCTTCAAAGAAGAACTTGTGCCCGCCAAAGCGGACAAGGTGTTGTTCTTCTGGGCGCCGGTCATCACAATGGTGCCCTCGATCATCATTGCGGCGGTTATCCCGTGGGGACCTGCAATCGAGATGTTCGGCCGTATGGTTAAGTTGTCTGTGGCCGAGATCAATGTAGGTGTGTTGTACATGATGTCCATTGCATCCATTGCGGTGTATGGCATTGTGTTGGCAGGCTGGGCTTCGAACAATAAGTATGCGATGCTCGGTGGTATTCGTTCCTCGGCGCAGATGATCTCGTATGAACTTGCGCTGGGACTTTCTTTTGCCACTGTCATCATCATGGCGAACTCGATGAACTTGACGAAGATCGTAGAAGGGCAGGAGAAGCTTTGGTATATTTTCCTCCAGCCTGTGGGAGCGGTCATTTTCTGGATCGCGACACTTGCAGAAGTAAACCGTTCGCCGTTTGATATGCCCGAAGCCGAGCAGGAATTGACAGCTGGTTATTTCAGCGAATATTCCGGCATGAAGTTCGCTTTGTTCTTCATGGCAGAATATCAGAAGATGATCGCAGTCAGCGCTATTTTGGCAACACTGTATCTCGGTGGCTATCTTGGCCCCTTCATTGACAAACTCCCGTGGCTGGGACCGATCTACATGATCATCAAGATCATCATCTTGTTGGGTGTCATGATCTGGGTACGCGCCACCTGGCCTCGCATTCGCTATGACCGCTTGATGTCGTTCGGTTGGAAGATATTGCTTCCGCTTTCGCTGGCGATCACATTCATTACTGCGACCGGCCTTCTGCTTTACGAAACATATGGTAACCCAGTGTATTACTGGGCGATCCCTGTCCTTTCCACCATTATCGGTTTGTTTACTGTTGTAATGATCTATCGTACTTTGAGGAGACTGCCTCATGAGCGTGCTTGA
- a CDS encoding NADH-quinone oxidoreductase subunit L, translating into MFLSEATPSGFFFLAPWLVFFPVIGLLINIIFGRRFSETIIGTVASVASGAAFVVSVLLAYSVAAGGGHAVSVPFAEWIHIGDLALDWTFRVDSLSTTMMLVVSGVGTLIHIYAIGYMHEDVRFKHDEGRFGRFFVFLNLFIAAMMVLVSGDSYLMLFVGWEGVGLCSFLLIGFWYEMDTLARPSWANSNAAKKAFITNRVGDFGFLIAGFLMYWFLGHSFQFDHVFEAAKELAATQQGQNVIVAITLCMLVGVAGKSAQIPLYIWLPDAMAGPTPVSALIHAATMVTAGVYLVTRSAELYTLVPQAQNIVALVGAATALFAATIAVGQYDIKKVLAYSTISQLGFMVAAVGMGAFAAGMFHLITHAFFKALLFLSAGSVILGMERGHHHAAHAHHDDHGKGKKKNNKKEEHHEEEHHEVFDPGDMRNMGGLRKTMPVTFWLYMIGTLALAGIFPFAGFWSKDEILADAFKEGFTSVYVLLTIAAFFTAFYMGRQIWMVFFGEARHEAASHAEESPKVMTVPLMVLAFLSVVGGALNLPGLHTLTAWLEHTIEIHPGEFVMSVAVISTLLALAAIFISWLIYGRNPLKVGQIDPLKKPLGALFTGMENKWYVDEIYQAIIITPFAKLSEFLADVIDWKFWHDFVHETVIAGTYSWVSSIALNEYADQKGIDGIANWLGTATQSLSATMRKVQNGFVRSYALSVLLGVVLIVGYIILK; encoded by the coding sequence ATGTTCTTAAGCGAAGCAACTCCTTCAGGATTTTTCTTTTTAGCGCCGTGGCTGGTGTTCTTTCCGGTCATTGGTTTGCTGATCAACATCATCTTTGGCCGCAGGTTCAGTGAAACAATCATCGGAACCGTAGCAAGCGTTGCCTCGGGCGCGGCTTTCGTTGTCAGCGTGCTGTTGGCATATTCGGTCGCGGCGGGCGGAGGTCACGCTGTGAGCGTGCCTTTCGCAGAGTGGATCCACATCGGCGACCTTGCTCTCGATTGGACTTTCCGCGTCGACTCATTATCCACCACGATGATGTTGGTCGTTTCAGGCGTTGGGACTCTCATCCACATTTACGCCATCGGATACATGCACGAAGACGTCCGCTTCAAACATGACGAAGGTCGGTTCGGCCGCTTCTTCGTTTTTCTCAACCTGTTCATTGCCGCGATGATGGTGCTCGTGAGCGGTGACTCGTACCTGATGTTGTTTGTCGGTTGGGAGGGCGTGGGGCTTTGCTCCTTCCTCTTGATCGGCTTCTGGTATGAGATGGACACGCTCGCGCGACCCTCATGGGCAAACTCAAATGCCGCGAAGAAAGCCTTTATCACCAACCGCGTCGGCGACTTTGGTTTCCTCATCGCTGGCTTTTTGATGTACTGGTTCCTCGGTCACAGTTTCCAATTTGATCATGTCTTTGAAGCTGCAAAGGAATTGGCGGCTACCCAGCAAGGTCAGAATGTGATTGTCGCGATCACACTGTGTATGCTCGTGGGTGTGGCTGGTAAATCAGCACAGATCCCGCTGTACATTTGGTTGCCCGACGCGATGGCGGGCCCAACACCGGTCTCAGCCTTGATCCATGCCGCGACGATGGTGACCGCAGGCGTATACCTCGTCACACGTTCGGCGGAGTTGTACACGCTCGTACCGCAAGCGCAAAATATCGTTGCGCTGGTTGGCGCGGCTACGGCGCTTTTTGCCGCGACCATTGCCGTCGGTCAATATGATATCAAGAAGGTGCTGGCTTACTCGACCATTTCACAACTTGGTTTCATGGTGGCGGCGGTCGGTATGGGTGCATTTGCCGCTGGCATGTTCCACTTGATTACACACGCCTTCTTCAAGGCTTTGCTCTTCCTTTCAGCTGGTTCTGTCATCCTCGGTATGGAACGCGGACATCATCACGCCGCACATGCCCATCATGATGACCATGGAAAAGGCAAAAAGAAAAATAATAAGAAGGAAGAACACCACGAAGAAGAGCATCATGAAGTGTTCGACCCTGGTGATATGCGTAACATGGGTGGGCTTCGCAAGACCATGCCCGTCACGTTCTGGCTCTATATGATCGGGACTTTGGCACTCGCTGGTATCTTCCCGTTCGCTGGTTTCTGGTCGAAGGATGAAATCCTTGCGGATGCCTTCAAGGAAGGTTTCACCAGTGTGTATGTGTTATTGACCATCGCTGCGTTCTTCACTGCTTTCTATATGGGACGTCAGATTTGGATGGTCTTCTTTGGCGAGGCGCGTCATGAAGCGGCCTCACATGCAGAGGAAAGTCCCAAAGTGATGACGGTACCGTTGATGGTGCTGGCATTCCTGTCCGTTGTTGGTGGGGCGTTGAACTTGCCCGGTCTGCATACTTTGACAGCATGGCTGGAACACACCATCGAGATCCATCCGGGTGAGTTCGTGATGAGCGTCGCTGTGATCTCTACTCTTCTTGCTCTTGCGGCTATCTTTATTTCATGGCTCATCTACGGACGCAACCCACTCAAGGTTGGTCAGATCGACCCATTGAAGAAACCGCTTGGCGCTTTGTTCACAGGCATGGAAAACAAATGGTATGTGGATGAGATCTATCAAGCCATCATCATCACTCCGTTTGCGAAATTATCCGAATTCCTTGCGGATGTGATCGACTGGAAGTTCTGGCATGACTTTGTCCATGAGACGGTCATTGCGGGGACGTACAGTTGGGTAAGCAGTATTGCCCTCAATGAGTATGCCGATCAAAAAGGCATTGACGGTATTGCGAACTGGCTGGGCACAGCAACGCAATCTTTATCGGCGACCATGCGTAAGGTCCAGAACGGATTCGTGCGCTCGTATGCGTTGTCTGTATTGTTGGGCGTCGTCCTTATCGTTGGATATATTATTTTGAAGTAA
- the nuoF gene encoding NADH-quinone oxidoreductase subunit NuoF, which translates to MAHVLLRHRDIPDINKLEVYKKNGGFAAFKNAVTKMKPNEVTDVVKNSGLRGRGGAGFPTGMKWSFIDNKNWPHYVVANADESEPGTFKDREIMESNPFQFLEGLAIASYAVGANAAYVYLRGEFWQVAAILDEKIAEMEEAGYLGKELFGTDYSLKIYTHLGAGAYICGEETALLESLEGKRGQPRVRPPFPPSYGLYGKPTIINNVETFTNVPMILEKGADWYKGLGTADSAGVKIFSLSGRVKKPGNYELPFGTTFRELIYTHGGGVVDDKKVKAIMPAGASSSLIVVEDEKVLDTQMDYATVRTIGGDLGSASVIVVDETISIDWIINKTMHFFRHESCGKCTTCREGTYWMSHLTERIHEGHGKPQDVDLLLNVAKQMQGKCLCALGEFSTMAVVTGIERFRKDFDKAVNA; encoded by the coding sequence ATGGCACACGTTCTGTTACGTCATCGCGATATCCCCGATATCAACAAGCTCGAAGTCTACAAGAAGAACGGCGGGTTTGCCGCATTTAAGAATGCGGTCACCAAGATGAAGCCCAACGAAGTGACCGATGTGGTCAAGAACTCCGGTTTACGTGGTCGCGGAGGCGCAGGCTTTCCGACCGGTATGAAGTGGTCGTTCATTGACAACAAGAACTGGCCTCATTATGTGGTGGCCAATGCGGATGAGTCCGAACCGGGCACTTTCAAAGATCGCGAGATCATGGAAAGCAATCCGTTCCAATTTTTGGAAGGTCTTGCCATCGCATCGTATGCGGTTGGCGCGAATGCCGCATATGTGTATCTGCGTGGTGAGTTCTGGCAGGTGGCCGCCATCCTCGATGAAAAGATCGCGGAGATGGAAGAAGCAGGTTACCTCGGTAAGGAACTCTTCGGCACAGACTACTCGCTCAAGATCTATACCCATCTCGGCGCAGGTGCATACATCTGCGGTGAAGAGACCGCTTTGCTCGAATCGCTCGAAGGTAAACGCGGACAGCCTCGTGTGCGTCCTCCATTCCCGCCTTCGTATGGTTTGTATGGCAAGCCGACCATTATCAACAATGTTGAGACATTTACCAATGTACCAATGATCCTTGAAAAGGGAGCAGATTGGTATAAAGGTCTCGGAACTGCCGACAGTGCTGGCGTGAAGATCTTCTCACTTTCTGGCCGCGTGAAGAAGCCTGGTAATTATGAACTGCCGTTCGGCACTACCTTCCGTGAATTGATCTACACTCACGGCGGTGGTGTGGTTGACGATAAAAAAGTGAAAGCCATCATGCCTGCGGGTGCATCATCCTCCCTTATTGTTGTAGAGGATGAAAAGGTCCTTGATACACAGATGGACTATGCCACCGTTCGCACAATTGGTGGAGACCTTGGGTCTGCCTCTGTAATTGTGGTGGACGAAACCATCTCGATTGATTGGATCATCAACAAGACCATGCATTTCTTCCGCCATGAATCGTGCGGTAAATGCACCACTTGCCGCGAAGGCACGTACTGGATGTCTCACCTTACGGAGCGCATCCATGAAGGTCATGGCAAGCCACAGGATGTTGATCTGTTGTTGAATGTGGCAAAACAAATGCAAGGCAAGTGTCTGTGTGCGCTCGGAGAATTCTCGACGATGGCGGTTGTCACAGGCATCGAGCGATTTAGAAAAGATTTTGATAAAGCGGTGAATGCATAA
- the nuoK gene encoding NADH-quinone oxidoreductase subunit NuoK — protein sequence MVPVEYYIILSAILFSIGVLGVLIRRNALIIFMSVELMLNASNLAIVAFSSAIKSLSGQIFVFFVIAVAAAEVAVGLALIVEIFKSKHSIDVDQMSSLKG from the coding sequence ATGGTCCCTGTTGAGTATTACATCATTCTTTCCGCTATTTTATTTAGCATCGGCGTGCTCGGTGTTCTTATTCGCCGCAATGCGCTCATCATTTTCATGTCTGTAGAGTTGATGTTGAATGCATCCAACCTGGCGATCGTTGCGTTCAGCAGTGCCATCAAATCATTGAGCGGGCAGATCTTCGTGTTCTTCGTTATTGCTGTTGCCGCGGCGGAAGTCGCTGTGGGGCTGGCCTTGATCGTTGAGATCTTCAAGTCCAAGCACAGCATTGACGTGGACCAGATGAGCAGTTTGAAGGGATAG